The Cytobacillus sp. NJ13 sequence TGGCGGCGAAGTCGGCACATTCATGATCATGCTGTCTGCTGTTGTAGCCATTACATTGATCAGTTCGGTTATTGTCTCGTTTACTTTGATCCCTTCTCTTTCGGAAAAAATGCTGAAGCTCCGCAAGTCGAAGAAGGAGCACAAAGAAGGGCCGATTATGCACCTTTATAGCCGGATTGTGACCTGGACCATCCGGAAAAAGCGCTACAGTTTTGCGGTCATTGCGATTTTCTTCCTGATGTTTGCCGGTTCATTAACACTTGTGACGAAAATTCCGATGACGATTATGCCCGATATGTTTAACCGGTACACAGAGCTGATGGTTGACCTGGAAACGGGTATTTCAATTGAAGATAAAGAAGACATCGCTCAAGGAATCAATCAGAAACTGCAATCGATTGAAGATGTAGAATCCAATTATGTGATGGACAGCGGCGGCATGTTCTATACGATCATCAATATGACAAAGGGCGATGACATTACAAGAGAGCAAAAAGATGTCAATGAAGACATTATGAAGGAACTTCGCAGCCTGTCCGATACCTTTCCAGTTGAAAATGTCCAGAGTGCGATGTCGGCCGGCGGCGGATCACCGGTTCAGGTGAATATTATGGGTGAGGAATTTACAGATCTGCAGAAGCTTACCGGAGATTTTACAGAGGAGCTCGAAAAGATTGACGGCATCGTCGGGGTGACCAACTCGATGGAGCGCACGTCAGAGGAGCAGGTTGTTGTTTTAAAAGAAGAAGCGATTGAAAAGGCAGGATTAACCCAGCCGCAAATCAGGCAGTTTATTGAGCAGGCGTTCATGGAAATGCCTGTCGGGGAAATGGCCATGAACGAAGAAAATGTGCCGCTTGCCTTGAAATGGGCCGAGAAAACAGATTCCAGGTCAGATCTGCTGGATTTAAAGGTTCCAACTGTCCAGGGCGAGAAAGCATTATCTTCCTTCATTGAATTGAAGAGTGTAGATACACCAAATGAAATTTCCCATCATGACGGGGAGCGCTTCATCTCCATTTCAGCTGATATTGAAGGCAAAGACCTTGGTGCCGTGAACCGGGATGTCCAAAAGCTGATCAATGATTTTGAAGCCCCTGCTGGCTATAGTGTGGCAGCTGCCGGGGATCTTGAACAGCAGCAGGAATTAATCATGGATATGGTATTTGTTTTAGCGATTGCGATTTTCCTTGTATACCTCGTGATGGCTGTACAATTTAACCACCTTGGCCATCCGCTGATCGTCATGTCTGTCATACCGATGACCATCGTCGGCGTCATTCTCGGTTTGTTCCTGACTCAGATGGAGCTTAGTGTAATGTCTGGAATGGGAATTGTCATGCTGATAGGGATTGTGCTCAATAACGCCATCCTGCTGATCGACCGTACGAATCAGCTCCGCCTGGAAGGCTTCTCGGTTGAGGATGCACTTCTGGAAGCAGGCAAAAACCGGATCCGGCCGATATTCATGACCACTCTGACAACGGTTGGCGGGATGCTGCCCCTTGCTCTGGCATCGGGAACTTCCGGCAACTATCAGGCGCCGATGGCAACGGTCATTATTTCCGGCCTGCTGTTTGCGACCTTTATCACGCTGCTGCTGATCCCGGCGGTTTACCGCTTGTTCACCACGTCCAGCCTCCGTTTTGGCTGGCTGAAGAAAAAGAAGAAAAAGAACAGCAGTGATGTTAAAGTGATTCCGGAGACCGTTAATTAACATAGTTCCGCCCCCTCAAAAACTGAGGGGGCTTTTGCGGATATTTCAAGCACTATGGACAAGGGGCTCTTTCCTTTTCACTTTCCCCTCATATATTAGTAGGAGAAAGGAGTGAATCCCATGTGCCAATATTGTGTTGAAGAATATTATTACAAGAAGAAGGTCTGCTGCCAAAAGAAGGACAAACATGAACATCACGGCTGCAAGAAATGCACGAGCGATTTTAAACCTCATTGTTCCTGTAAAAAATGTTCTGACGAGCATAAACACTGTTCCTGCAAAAAATGTTCCGATGAGCATAAACACTGTTCCTGCAAAAAATGTTCCGATGAGCATAAGCACTGTTCCTGCAAAAAATGCTCTGATGAGCATAAACACTGCTCCTGCAAAAAATGCTCTGATGAGCATAAACACTGTTCCTGCAAAAAATGCTCTGATGAGCATAAACACTGTTCCTGCAAAAAATGCTCTGATGAGCATAAAAGATGCTGCTGCAAAAAATGCTCATCAGAATGGCATTGTTGGTGCTGCAAGAAGTGTTGCCATAGTTACGACTATTAATCCGTAAAACAGCGGCCAGCATTGCTGACCGCTTACTTTAATTTATCAGCCGCACGCTTTAAGGACAGCATTAAAAGGCGGACGCCAAGAAAAAAGAGGACAAAACCGATGAAGGAATAGGTGTGAGTCCAATTGATAAGGACAAACATATTCAAAAAGCTGAATAACGGTTCAAAGATATAAGCAAACATGATTCCAAGGCCTACGGCTGCAAAGGCATAGCTTTTCCACGTACTGAAGTACTGATATATCAGCATGCCTGAAATGGGGATCACCACAAAATCTGCAGGCAATAATGGCGGAATAAAGTGTAACAGCTTATCCGGATATCCCCACAAAAGAAAGTTCACTCCCACAACATCAAGAAAACAGGCGAAGATCGCACAAAGCAGCCCGAAAGCAAGTATTTCAAAGAACCGCCCCTTATCCACCAGCCTCCACCAAATAAAAAACGGCAAAATGCACGCAGCCAGCAGCAGCCACCAATTAAAGCTGAACAAATCCTCCTTCAGCCAATGCTCAAGAGAAACATCTCTAAGCTTTTCCCTAATGCTTTGCTCATCTTTATATGTAGGAATGCGGCTCATCTTATCACCTGCCCGCCCGAGTTGGTATCATGTTATTCATCTTTCCCCATGGAAGGTGTTACATACAGTAAGCCGATGGTTTTAGTGAAATATTGGCGGGTTTGCGGGGTAGAGGTGCAAATATTCTGCTGGTGGGCGGAATTGTTGATTGAAACGGCGCATACAGTTTTCACAAAAAGAAGCAGCTGGCAGAGCCAGCCGCTTTCGATTCTATCGCTGTCCAGTATAAATGTTAATCGCATCTCTTAAAAACTCGGCTGCACCTGGGCGGATTTTATCATAATAGGCTTTAAACCTTTCATCTGCCACATACATTTCACCAAGGCCGGCGTGGGCCTCTTTGCTGTATTCACTCCAGTAGAAGGTGATCCACTGCTTGTGCAGATCGGCAGCTTTTTGTGCAAGCTCGCCTGCCGGATCGCCAGTTTCCATGGCCTGGGCTAAGGTTCTGTTCACCTCTTCGGCCAGTTTGGTTACGGCCTCATGCTCCTCCTGGGTCATGTTCATGAGTTTGGCATTGGACTTATCAACCGTCTCATCGCCATACTTCTCACGGATTTCTTTTCCGTATTGTTCCTCATTTTCTTCAATCATTTTCTTTTTGAATCCTTCAAACTTCTCTTTGTCTGACATGGTCGTTCTCCCTTCAGCTGATGCTATCGTTTTTTCTACATTCGTAATAAGCAGATCGAGCTGCTTTCTTTTCTCAAGGAGTTTCTCGCGGTGCTCCTTCAGTGCATCCGCAGTATCGAAAGAGGGTGCTGTGATAATTTCCTTAATTTGATCAAGGCTGATGCCAAGTTCTCTGTAAAACAGAATCTGCTGCAGTCTGTCAACTTCCTGCTGGCCATAAATCCGGTATCCTGACGAATTGGTTCTTGCCGGCTTAAGAATGCCAATTTCATCATAATACCTGAGGGTCCTCGAGCTGACCCCAGCCATCTGCGCAAGCTTCTGCACTGTGTATTCCATGCGATGGCCTCCTTTCAAGAAAAGCGGAAGCGCCTCCAGGTGAACTTCAACTAAAAACCGCCACGTCCTGTGCAAGCCCGACAGGCATAAGACGAATCACGCAGGAAACCTCCCAAAGCAAGCTTTGGTCGGGCGATGTATCGCTGCCGAAGCTTTCCTTGTCCTGATTTCTGAGTGATTTGGCTTATGACCCCGAGCTGCTCAAAGCATCATTCTCCGAATCATGCTCCTCGCAAGTAATTCATGGGAGCAAATTCATGATGAATACTGGCTAGGCGCTGCAGCTAGACATTGAAAAATGTTAGAAAGTACTTTCTGTTTATTACGATACACCTTTACGCAGCGTGAAGGTCAAACACTTTTTATAAAAAAATGATTAATCCAGCTTTTTAATCAGGAGAGCTGCGGTCGTCCTGGAAATTCTGCATCCTTCCAGGTCCGACTCCTTAATCAATCCCAGATCCATAGCGGATTTTATTTTCCCTTCATCAGGCCGCTTTTGAATCAGGTCGAGAAGATTCAGCTCCTCCAGTTTGCTGACAGTTGGAGCGGGATCGAATTTTTCTGTCCTTCTAATCTGCCTCTGCAATTTGTAGCTGTCAATCTTCACTTCTCCTTTTTCATTCTGTCCCACTGCTGTATCGAAATATTGGTGGAACATATCTTTGAGTTTATCGAGTTCGGCTTCCATATCCTTTTTCCTGCGGTTCAGCTCATCAAAACGGACCAGCATCTCTTTTGTAATCATGTGTGGATCGCCTCTTTTCTTGGATGATATTTCATCTTATTTTGGAAGCGGGAGATTTATGCATAAAAGCAGAACATATGTTCGAAAATACAAATACAAAAGATTTGATTTAAAATGGAATTTATCAGGAGAGGACATGATCCTTTTAAACATTTTTTGGGGAATACTCGTACTATATGTATTGCTCTCTCTCCTGATCCTTCCGATGCAATACCGCTTTTTAACCGCTTTATAAAAAGAAGAAGCCAAAAATAAAGCGAAGGAGAAAAGACAGGGAGATATGTATGACAATATGAGAGCAGGCGAGCTGGTTCTGCATGAGAACATTCAGGGAAACCCGGTCTTTTTTCTGGCTAATTTCCTGGCATCGGTTATCTACCGCTTTAAGCATTGACCGGTTTCGCGGATAAAACTTGGATTTCGCGGTTATATTGGGATTTTCGCGGATATATTTATTTTTTCGCAGTTATATGGAAAATTTCGAGTATATTTGGAAATCTTCGAGATTAAGTTACTATAAATAGCCTGGCGGGCTTCCGCCAGGCATCTCTTTTTACAGCAATTCCTCCAGCGCAATTTTCTGATACGCTTTAAAAAAGGAATCACAGTACATATCCCACTCTTCAGCCGCTTCCATGGAAGCTTCGCTGACTTCCCCGCACACCGGGCGCTGCAGAAGGTCAGTCAGCTGCCCGGCAAATCGATCAATCGTTTCCTGAGAAGCACCCTCCAGCACGTTTGCCACAAAATCAGCTGGTGGATACCAGTCTGTCACTCTCTGAATATCACGGTAAATTTGCGTCAGCAGCAGATTGCGCGGACCTTCCCACTGTTCATTGACGACAATATCACGGAAAATGCGCGGCAGTGAGGAGAATTCCTCCATGACACCATGGCCGGCAAAGACGGAGATGGCATCGTGCAGCACCTCTGCTCCTTCTTTCGTTGCACAGATTTTCTGCAGAAGCACAAGCTCCCTCAGGTTAAACAGCTGTTTTCTCAGTTCAATTGGCTGATCAACAGGAATACCGGCATTCAGCGGCTGATCAAGAAGCAGGAATTGATGATAGATTTTAAAAGCGCCTGCCGCTGTGCGGTGTGCAGCATTTTCAATTTTCTTCAGTGTTCTCGCTGATAGCGGGTAATCTTTTACCTTTTTGCCAAAAACAGTCCGGAAATCGCCATAGAGACTGGCTTCACGTGCTGCCCGGAGCATGAATCCTGCGCAGGCAATGCCGATTTCAAGGCGGGATAGTGTCAGGACGATGCCGACTGCAACGGCCACCCCTTTTCCTCCCGGGCCAACCGGGTAAGCAAGAGCCCCATTATACTGGAATTCCCCTGTCGGCAGCTCGGCCGTGCCCATTTTCCACTTGATCCGGTTGATTTCATACCCATTGCGTTTTTCTTTTTCCTTATCCCCCGGCAGCCATGACGGAACGATGAATGTCGATACTTTATCAGTGCCGGAAATTTTCGCGGTGACTACCGAATAGTCGGCATGGGCAACCGAACAGAAAAATTTATTCCCGTAGAGGCGATAGTTTTTTCCATCGGGAACGGCCTCAAGCACATTGGCAGGCAAATCCGATCCTCCCTGGATTTCTGTCATGAATTGGGCACCGATCGCAAAGTCTCCATTTAGCCCCTCTTTCGTATGCTGTAAAATTTCTTCCAGCTCCGGAATATTTTCATTCGGATATTGTTCAAGGAGTGCAATTAATCCAATCGTGCATGTCAGCGGACAGGCGACACCAGCTTCCCCCAGCTGATGAATCAGCATCCGCTTTGCAAAACTTTCCCAGGCTGGCATTTTGCTTGAAAAGAGACCCGTACCGAACACTTCTTTTTCCAGCTGATGCGTTTCCATTGGACGGACGACACGGTCAATGCGGTGATTGAAGGCATCAAAATGAAGCATATACGGACGGACATCCGGCCTTGCTGCTTTCTCAGCAAGGGTGTTCCATTTGGAAGAAACAGCAGGAGAAAAATGCTGCAGCTCATTATGTATCTGTTCATATTGTGAGCCTGCATATTTCTTTAAGGCCTTTTGCAGAAATAGATCATCCTTATACCAATCCAGATCGCTGCGCTTCTCTAAAAATTCATCAAATGTGTATGAATTCTTTCCTCTAATCTGCTGGCCCTGGGAAGTTATTGTCATGGAAAAATCACTCCTTTTATGATTGACAAATGCTAATTTTCAGAATTATTATAAAACTAAGATAACGTTAACGTCAACTAGGAGGATACATAATGACAGAAGAAAAGGTTTTTACCATCAGCGAGCTTGCGACGATGTTTGACATCAGCTCAAGGACGATCCGCTATTACGAGGAAATTGGCATGCTGATTTCGGAAAACCGGGACAGCCTGACCAAGCAGCGCACCTATACGAATCGTGAGCGCCGGCGCCTGAAGATGATTCTGCGCGGAAAAAAGCTCGGCTTCAGCCTTCAGGAAATCAAGGAGATGATTGATCTTTATGAATTAAATCCGGAAGGTGAAGCGGAAAAAAGCAGGATTATTGCATTCGCTGACAGCAAGCTAAAGGAAATTGAAGAGCAGATCATGCAGCTGCAAATGCTGCGGGAAGACATTCTGACTTACAAAGAAAAGTATGAAAACAGCCGGGTGAAAACATAAAATTATTCATTTTAAAAGGGGCTGATTGGAGTGGGAGCAACGATTCATGGAGTATTGGAGAGAAACGCAAGGAAGTTTCCGGAAAAAGACGCCTTTATTACGGCGTCGAATCGCCTTACATACGGAGACATGAACCTTACATGCAACAGACTGGCACGATATCTTCAGGATGAAGGTATCCGGCGGGGCGACCGGATTGCAGTGATGTCGCGGAATAATGAGCACTTCTTTTTTGCTTTTTTTGCCTGCATGAAGATCGGCGCCATTCCGATGCCGATAAATATCCGTCTGACACCGAAGGAATTGGGGGCTATTTTTCAAAATGCCCATGCCGTTGGGGTTCTGTATGAGGATGAGCTTGCTGAACCGGTGACGGCGTTAAAAGAGAATTTGAATTTCTATTTTTCGATTCAGGATGCGGTTGAGGCTTCTGCTCATTTTTCTGACGGCAATCTCGATGTGCCCATTGATTCGCGGGATGTCTGCGAGATTCTTTTTACATCCGGAACAACCGGAGTCCCAAAAGGAGTTGTGTTTAGCCATGAACGCATTCTTGCTATTGCCGCCGCGGTTTCGGTTAATTTCAGCTTGTCGCATAGTGATTCCATGCTTACCCTGATGCCTCTCTCCCACTCTGCTCCATTAAATACTTTCTTCATGAGCGGGTTTTACTGCGGCGCATCTCATGTGATCGGCGACTTTACGCCAAAAGGGTTCCTGAATTGGATTCAACAGGAAAAAACGACCTTCTCTTTTGCGGCACCGGTCGCCTATTTGCTTGCGGCCAAGGATCCGGATTTAGCTTCTTATGATTTATCCAGCATGCGTGTTTTTTCATATGGCGGCGGCCCGCTGGCACTGGCCTCCTATCATCATGTAAAAAAAGCATTTCAGAACGAAAACTTCTATCAGGTTTACGGGCTGACGGAAGCGGGACCGAATGGAATTTTATTATATCCGGAAGAGCATCTGGAAAAGGCCGGAAGCATCGGCAAAAATCCGACGGTTAATATGGAAATCCGGGTCGTCCGTCCGGATGGCACCGATACCACTCCGAATGAATACGGCGAGATTCTTCTCACAGGAGACAGCCTCATGCTGGGATATGATAATAATGCGGATGAAACGAATGCCGTATTGAAAGATGGCTGGCTCCATACCGGGGACATTGCCTATCGGGATGAGGATGGCTACTTTTACATTGTGGACCGAAAAAAGGATGTCATCATTTCTGGCGGCGTCAACATTTATCCGCGTGAAGTCGAAGAAGTACTCGCGAAGCATGACGCGGTTTTGGAATCTTGTGTGGTCGGTGTGCCGCATGAAGAATGGGGTGAAACCGTTAAAGCTGTCGTCGTGCTGAAGGGAGATGCTTCAGAGGAGGAATTGCGCGCATTTGCTGCTGAACATCTGGCTGAGTTTAAGTGTCCTCGGATTTATTCCTTTGTGGATGAACTGCCGCGGAATGCGAGCGGGAAGATTTTGAAGCAGCAAGTGAAATTGGTGCATGCATAATTGTATGGGGAATCAGGTGCTTGGGAAGACGCCTGGTTCTTTTTAATGTATGAAGGTTTTATTGGTACCTATTTCTCTGAATCTGATGGCTTTTTCAGCTGCATGAAAACGTCATGACGACCTTTTTTCTGGCCCTGGTTCCTTATTAGGCCTATGAAGACTTCATGACGGCCATTTTTCTGGCTCTGGTGCCTTTTTCGGCTTCATGGAGGCTTCATGACGACCATTTTTCTGGCTCTGGCTTCTTTTTCGGCTTCATGAATGCTTTATGGCGACCATTTTTCTGGCTCTGGCTCCTTTTTCGGCTTCATGGAGGGTTCATGACGACCATTTTTCTGGCTCTGGTGCCTTTTTCGGCTTCATGAAGGCTTCATGACGACCATTTTTCTGGCTCTGGCTCCTTTTTCGGCTTCATGAAGGCTTCATGACGACCATTTTTCTGGCTCTGGCTCCTTTTTCGGCTTCACAATGGCTTCAAATTATTCTCAAGGAATAACGACGAAAAGGGAGATCCATCATGAAGAATGATCGTTAATCCGTGCTATTAACGACCAAACAAGAGATATACCATGAAATATAGGAGTTAATCCAAATCATTAACGACCAAATGAGAGATGCCTCATAAATTATGGGAGTTATTCCGAATCATTAACGACCAAACAAGAGATACACCATGAAAAATGGGAGTTAATCCAAATCATTAACGGCCAAATGAGAGATGCCTCATAAAAAATGGGAGTTAATCCGAGTCATTAGCGACCAAATGAGAGATACAACATGAAAAACGGGAGTTATTCCCAATCATTATAGACCTTATGAGGGGTGCAGCAGAAATACTGAAGCCTTTCCCTCCCACTCAGTTGCCCTTTTTTCAGGTTTATGATAGAAATAGCAGGAATTCCCCCTTAAAAAAAGTATCTTAATAGTATAACCGAACGACCCAGGAGGCCATATGAAGTCAAGAACCGAGACCGAGTTGATGAGTCTGATTTTATCAACAGCACGTGGAGATGAGCGGGTGCGCGCGGTTATTCTGAATGGCTCGCGCGCGAATCCGAATGTGCGGAAGGATATGTTTCAGGATTACGATATTGTGTACATAGTTAGGGAAATGGAGTCCTTTACCTGTGATCATAGCTGGGTGGATGTGTTTGGCGAGCGGGTTATGATGCAGATGCCGGAGGAGAAGGTGCTGCCGCCTGCCGATGGGCACGGCCGCTTCCCCTATCTGATGCAGTTTATGGACGGGAATCGGATTGATCTGACTTTGATTCCTGCTGAAATGATGGATGAGCTGCTGGAGCCCGACAGCCTGAGTGTGCTGCTTCTGGATAAGGATGGATTGATTGGGTCCATTCCGCCAGCCAGTGATCGGGATTATCTCATCAAGAAGCCGGATGCTCAGGAGTTTGCGGATCTCTGCAATGAGTTTTGGTGGATTACAATGAATATCAGCAAGGGGCTTTGGCGCCGGGAGCTGACTTACGCAATGTTTATGTATGAGCAGATCAACCGCAATGTGCTGATAACAATACTGGAATGGAAGGTCGGCATCGCAGCCGATTTTACAAAGAGCGCAGGCAAAGCCGGCAAATATCTGCCCGATTTTCTTCCTGCCGAGGACTGGGAGCAGTTCGAGGCCACCTACTCGGACTCCGAATTTGAACATATTTGGGAAGCCCTTTTTACGATGTGCTCCCTTTTCAGAAAAACGGCCGTCGAGGTCGCGGAGAAACTGGGCTTCGAGTACCCATTTGAAGATGATAAGCGTGTAACAGCTTTTTTAAAGCATGTCCGCATCCTGCCTCCCGATGCATCATCCATCTATTAAAAAAATCCCCTTCAAACAGGGGATTTTTCTAGTTATTCTTCAATTCGAGCTGTTCGAACGCAGACCAGTTCACCATTTTTTCAAGAAGAATGGAGATCAGGACGCCCATGAGAAGCCCGTTGGATAAGAATGGCTGAATTAAAACCGGCAATTCTGCGAACACCGTAGCCGGTGTATTCATCAAGCTGATGCCGATCAGGACGGGTGCGGCTAAACGAAAGATGGTGTCTGAGTTGAACACTTTTCCGCTTAAGCTGTTGAATGCAGTCCCGAACAGCTGAAGATACGCGACAAACAGCACGGCGTTCCCGACTGTTACCGGCATGCCGGCCAGCCATGAACCCAGGTGCGGGATCAGTCCAATGACCGTCAACAGCGCACCCCCAATAAAGAAAGGGGTCCTCATTAATATTCGCGTACTCTGCAGGAATCCAATCGATGAGGTAAACGGCGTATAAGGCACGAGGCCAAACCCGCTTCCAATCACCGTGAATACCGCGGTGATAAAAATGGAGCCGCGGTACTCGCGCTTCCCGGATTCTTTTTTAAATAATCGGTCACTGGAACTAATCGAAGCGACTGTATTACTCAGGTTCATTAGACTGGCAAAAAAGGCGACTGCCACAATTCCTATTTCAAGGTTAGGCTGTCCCAGCGGAAACAGTGTAAAGCTCACATCTCCGGACGCTGTCCCCTGCACCGCTTCACCGGCAAACAGAAGATCATAGCCGATCCATCCTGCCAGCAACCCGATTAAAATAGAAAAATTGCTTATGATAGCGTTCCCTTTTAATTTTAATAAACTCACAAAAATGACGAGTGCAAAGGAATAAAGGGTGATGGGAACATCAATGGTGCCCTGTTCACTGACCTTCATCATGCCTTTGAAAAAGATGAAAATCAGCTGGAAGGTTAATAGGAACAGATAAACCGACATCACCATCGGGCTGAATATCGATTTTAGCAGAGAGATGCCGTTGAAGGCTGCTAAAATCAGTGTGACAGCTGAAGCGAGCAGCACGCCTGTCGCAATTCCGCCCCCGATTTCCGTATAGCTCATGCCAAGGGACGACGCCGACAGGCCAAGGTTTAAGATGACTCCCCACAGCAAGCCGGAATGGCCTTCCATAAGCGGATAGCGATGCCCTTTCCAGCCTTGAAAAATGGTCGCCAGTCCCGTAAATATTAGCGATGCTCTCAGCATCATCGCAATCGTTTCTCCCGGAAGCCCGAAGACTGTTCCAACCGAAATCGGGACCATCACTGTATTGGCAAAAATAAAAAATAGCCATTGAACAGAAGAAAATATCGTTACGGTACCAAACCGTTTATCCAAGGTATCAACACCGCTTTCTATTATTTCGTTACTCTAAAAATAAACCAGCTATTATTATAGTACAAATCGTGAAAAATTTCTTTGGATTTTTCTTGAAGAAAGTTGGAATTTGGGAGAAAGAGGAGCTGGAGCCCGGAATAACTGCGGCTGACCAATATATTGGAAATTTGACCGAAATAATAAAAAGCTGGCCGATAAAGTGAAATTTTGACCGATATATCCATTAATTGACCGAAATACTAGAGAGGCTGACCGATATTTTCAATAAATGTCCAAAATACTAGAGATGTTAACCGATATAACGGGAATGCAAAATAGGAAAAGCCCGCAAAATCCAACGCGGGCCCCCCTCCATTTTACATAAACCCGGAAAACCACAGTCCGAGTACGGTTCCGACATAGTTGCCGATG is a genomic window containing:
- a CDS encoding acyl-CoA dehydrogenase family protein gives rise to the protein MTITSQGQQIRGKNSYTFDEFLEKRSDLDWYKDDLFLQKALKKYAGSQYEQIHNELQHFSPAVSSKWNTLAEKAARPDVRPYMLHFDAFNHRIDRVVRPMETHQLEKEVFGTGLFSSKMPAWESFAKRMLIHQLGEAGVACPLTCTIGLIALLEQYPNENIPELEEILQHTKEGLNGDFAIGAQFMTEIQGGSDLPANVLEAVPDGKNYRLYGNKFFCSVAHADYSVVTAKISGTDKVSTFIVPSWLPGDKEKEKRNGYEINRIKWKMGTAELPTGEFQYNGALAYPVGPGGKGVAVAVGIVLTLSRLEIGIACAGFMLRAAREASLYGDFRTVFGKKVKDYPLSARTLKKIENAAHRTAAGAFKIYHQFLLLDQPLNAGIPVDQPIELRKQLFNLRELVLLQKICATKEGAEVLHDAISVFAGHGVMEEFSSLPRIFRDIVVNEQWEGPRNLLLTQIYRDIQRVTDWYPPADFVANVLEGASQETIDRFAGQLTDLLQRPVCGEVSEASMEAAEEWDMYCDSFFKAYQKIALEELL
- a CDS encoding CBO0543 family protein translates to MSRIPTYKDEQSIREKLRDVSLEHWLKEDLFSFNWWLLLAACILPFFIWWRLVDKGRFFEILAFGLLCAIFACFLDVVGVNFLLWGYPDKLLHFIPPLLPADFVVIPISGMLIYQYFSTWKSYAFAAVGLGIMFAYIFEPLFSFLNMFVLINWTHTYSFIGFVLFFLGVRLLMLSLKRAADKLK
- a CDS encoding efflux RND transporter permease subunit, yielding MKLLKMIVQRKILVALMTVLILAIGSFSIFELDKELMPPVTMDGAYVEVSAGEMAAIEVERSITNPLEQQIRGIEGVESVDSTSAIGRSSLQITFDQGRGDDLFKEIETAANAAKGENAAITDVTSGQYGTTQTYEFYMDVSGGSMEEMTAFAKKVLEPRLEALPEVRDVSLAGFQEHEVIIELDRSQLAEKGLDAAAVISAIQQVNSEVTLGELSSDASSPSLRWNTKLENVEDVQNIKIPSQNGFVDLKDVADVQIQPIESSSFVWKNGTKEFIFVQVGRAADATQIEMAAAVRDEVKNIREDGLVKGFELNEMVAQADYVQESIDGVTSNILIGGVIAIAILLIFLRNVRATFIIGLSIPTSILLTFTAMWVFDYSFNMLTLIGLGLGIGMMVDSSIVIIESIYRKKEQGLGKLESVLEGTKEVSSAVIASMLTTIVVFLPIGLIGGEVGTFMIMLSAVVAITLISSVIVSFTLIPSLSEKMLKLRKSKKEHKEGPIMHLYSRIVTWTIRKKRYSFAVIAIFFLMFAGSLTLVTKIPMTIMPDMFNRYTELMVDLETGISIEDKEDIAQGINQKLQSIEDVESNYVMDSGGMFYTIINMTKGDDITREQKDVNEDIMKELRSLSDTFPVENVQSAMSAGGGSPVQVNIMGEEFTDLQKLTGDFTEELEKIDGIVGVTNSMERTSEEQVVVLKEEAIEKAGLTQPQIRQFIEQAFMEMPVGEMAMNEENVPLALKWAEKTDSRSDLLDLKVPTVQGEKALSSFIELKSVDTPNEISHHDGERFISISADIEGKDLGAVNRDVQKLINDFEAPAGYSVAAAGDLEQQQELIMDMVFVLAIAIFLVYLVMAVQFNHLGHPLIVMSVIPMTIVGVILGLFLTQMELSVMSGMGIVMLIGIVLNNAILLIDRTNQLRLEGFSVEDALLEAGKNRIRPIFMTTLTTVGGMLPLALASGTSGNYQAPMATVIISGLLFATFITLLLIPAVYRLFTTSSLRFGWLKKKKKKNSSDVKVIPETVN
- a CDS encoding MerR family DNA-binding protein is translated as MTEEKVFTISELATMFDISSRTIRYYEEIGMLISENRDSLTKQRTYTNRERRRLKMILRGKKLGFSLQEIKEMIDLYELNPEGEAEKSRIIAFADSKLKEIEEQIMQLQMLREDILTYKEKYENSRVKT
- a CDS encoding MerR family transcriptional regulator, with product MEYTVQKLAQMAGVSSRTLRYYDEIGILKPARTNSSGYRIYGQQEVDRLQQILFYRELGISLDQIKEIITAPSFDTADALKEHREKLLEKRKQLDLLITNVEKTIASAEGRTTMSDKEKFEGFKKKMIEENEEQYGKEIREKYGDETVDKSNAKLMNMTQEEHEAVTKLAEEVNRTLAQAMETGDPAGELAQKAADLHKQWITFYWSEYSKEAHAGLGEMYVADERFKAYYDKIRPGAAEFLRDAINIYTGQR
- a CDS encoding aminoglycoside 6-adenylyltransferase, whose amino-acid sequence is MKSRTETELMSLILSTARGDERVRAVILNGSRANPNVRKDMFQDYDIVYIVREMESFTCDHSWVDVFGERVMMQMPEEKVLPPADGHGRFPYLMQFMDGNRIDLTLIPAEMMDELLEPDSLSVLLLDKDGLIGSIPPASDRDYLIKKPDAQEFADLCNEFWWITMNISKGLWRRELTYAMFMYEQINRNVLITILEWKVGIAADFTKSAGKAGKYLPDFLPAEDWEQFEATYSDSEFEHIWEALFTMCSLFRKTAVEVAEKLGFEYPFEDDKRVTAFLKHVRILPPDASSIY
- a CDS encoding AMP-binding protein, whose product is MGATIHGVLERNARKFPEKDAFITASNRLTYGDMNLTCNRLARYLQDEGIRRGDRIAVMSRNNEHFFFAFFACMKIGAIPMPINIRLTPKELGAIFQNAHAVGVLYEDELAEPVTALKENLNFYFSIQDAVEASAHFSDGNLDVPIDSRDVCEILFTSGTTGVPKGVVFSHERILAIAAAVSVNFSLSHSDSMLTLMPLSHSAPLNTFFMSGFYCGASHVIGDFTPKGFLNWIQQEKTTFSFAAPVAYLLAAKDPDLASYDLSSMRVFSYGGGPLALASYHHVKKAFQNENFYQVYGLTEAGPNGILLYPEEHLEKAGSIGKNPTVNMEIRVVRPDGTDTTPNEYGEILLTGDSLMLGYDNNADETNAVLKDGWLHTGDIAYRDEDGYFYIVDRKKDVIISGGVNIYPREVEEVLAKHDAVLESCVVGVPHEEWGETVKAVVVLKGDASEEELRAFAAEHLAEFKCPRIYSFVDELPRNASGKILKQQVKLVHA